The following are encoded in a window of Etheostoma cragini isolate CJK2018 chromosome 7, CSU_Ecrag_1.0, whole genome shotgun sequence genomic DNA:
- the eno1a gene encoding enolase 1a, (alpha) isoform X1 — protein MSILKIHAREIFDSRGNPTVEVDLYTKKGLFRAAVPSGASTGIYEALELRDNDKTRYMGKGVSKAVENINKTIAPALVSKDVSVIEQSKIDKLMLDMDGTENKSKFGANAILGVSLAVCKAGAAEKGVPLYRHIADLAGNPEVILPVPAFNVINGGSHAGNKLAMQEFMILPVGASTFKEAMRIGAEVYHNLKNVIKEKYGKDATNVGDEGGFAPNILENKEALELLKNAIAKAGYTDKIVIGMDVAASEFYKSGKYDLDFKSPDDPSRYISPDQLADLYRGFVKDYPVVSIEDPFDQDDWEAWTKFTASTSIQVVGDDLTVTNPKRIAKGVAEKSCNCLLLKVNQIGSVTESLQACKMAQSNGWGVMVSHRSGETEDTFIADLVVGLCTGQIKTGAPCRSERLAKYNQLLRIEEELGDKARFAGQNFRHPI, from the exons ATGTCCATCCTGAAGATTCACGCTCGTGAGATTTTTGACTCTCGTGGCAACCCCACTGTAGAGGTTGACCTGTACACCAAGAAAG GTCTTTTCAGAGCTGCAGTGCCCAGCGGTGCCTCCACAGGCATCTATGAGGCTCTGGAGCTCCgtgacaatgacaaaacacgCTACATGGGCAAAG GTGTCTCAAAAGCTGTAGAGAATATCAATAAAACAATTGCACCTGCACTGGTTAGCAAG GATGTGAGCGTTATTGAGCAGAGCAAGATCGACAAGCTGATGCTGGACATGGATGGCACAGAAAACAAGT CTAAGTTTGGTGCAAATGCCATCCTTGGCGTCTCCCTGGCTGTGTGCAAGGCTGGTGCAGCAGAGAAGGGCGTTCCCCTCTATCGCCACATCGCTGACCTGGCTGGCAACCCTGAAGTCATCCTTCCTGTTCCT GCTTTCAACGTCATCAACGGCGGCTCCCATGCAGGCAACAAGCTGGCCATGCAGGAGTTCATGATCCTGCCTGTGGGAGCCAGCACCTTTAAGGAGGCCATGCGTATTGGTGCTGAGGTCTACCACAACCTGAAGAATGTCATCAAGGAGAAATATGGCAAGGACGCCACTAATGTAGGAGACGAGGGAGGCTTTGCCCCAAACATCCTGGAGAACAAGGAAG ctCTGGAGCTGCTGAAGAATGCCATTGCCAAGGCCGGCTACACCGATAAGATTGTTATTGGCATGGATGTAGCTGCCTCTGAGTTCTACAAGAGTGGCAAGTACGACTTGGACTTCAAGTCTCCTGACGACCCCAGCCGCTACATCTCCCCTGACCAGCTGGCTGACCTCTACAGGGGCTTTGTCAAAGATTACCCCG TGGTGTCCATTGAGGACCCCTTTGACCAGGATGACTGGGAGGCGTGGACCAAATTCACAGCCAGCACCAGCATTCAGGTGGTAGGCGATGACCTCACAGTCACCAACCCCAAACGCATCGCCAAGGGTGTGGCTGAAAAGTCCTGCAACTGTCTGTTGCTTAAAGTCAACCAGATTGGCTCCGTCACAGAGTCCCTGCAGGC CTGCAAGATGGCCCAGAGCAACGGCTGGGGCGTGATGGTCAGCCATCGCTctggagagacagaggacacCTTCATCGCTGATCTGGTGGTCGGTCTCTGCACTGGACAG ATCAAGACAGGTGCACCTTGCCGATCTGAGCGCTTGGCCAAGTACAACCAGCTGCTCAG GATTGAAGAGGAGCTCGGCGACAAGGCCCGTTTTGCCGGCCAGAACTTCAGACACCCCATCTGA
- the eno1a gene encoding enolase 1a, (alpha) isoform X2: MSILKIHAREIFDSRGNPTVEVDLYTKKGLFRAAVPSGASTGIYEALELRDNDKTRYMGKGVKRAVKYVNEFLAPALCNQDVSVIEQSKIDKLMLDMDGTENKSKFGANAILGVSLAVCKAGAAEKGVPLYRHIADLAGNPEVILPVPAFNVINGGSHAGNKLAMQEFMILPVGASTFKEAMRIGAEVYHNLKNVIKEKYGKDATNVGDEGGFAPNILENKEALELLKNAIAKAGYTDKIVIGMDVAASEFYKSGKYDLDFKSPDDPSRYISPDQLADLYRGFVKDYPVVSIEDPFDQDDWEAWTKFTASTSIQVVGDDLTVTNPKRIAKGVAEKSCNCLLLKVNQIGSVTESLQACKMAQSNGWGVMVSHRSGETEDTFIADLVVGLCTGQIKTGAPCRSERLAKYNQLLRIEEELGDKARFAGQNFRHPI; encoded by the exons ATGTCCATCCTGAAGATTCACGCTCGTGAGATTTTTGACTCTCGTGGCAACCCCACTGTAGAGGTTGACCTGTACACCAAGAAAG GTCTTTTCAGAGCTGCAGTGCCCAGCGGTGCCTCCACAGGCATCTATGAGGCTCTGGAGCTCCgtgacaatgacaaaacacgCTACATGGGCAAAG GAGTCAAAAGAGcagttaaatatgtaaatgaattCTTGGCCCCTGCATTGTGTAACCAG GATGTGAGCGTTATTGAGCAGAGCAAGATCGACAAGCTGATGCTGGACATGGATGGCACAGAAAACAAGT CTAAGTTTGGTGCAAATGCCATCCTTGGCGTCTCCCTGGCTGTGTGCAAGGCTGGTGCAGCAGAGAAGGGCGTTCCCCTCTATCGCCACATCGCTGACCTGGCTGGCAACCCTGAAGTCATCCTTCCTGTTCCT GCTTTCAACGTCATCAACGGCGGCTCCCATGCAGGCAACAAGCTGGCCATGCAGGAGTTCATGATCCTGCCTGTGGGAGCCAGCACCTTTAAGGAGGCCATGCGTATTGGTGCTGAGGTCTACCACAACCTGAAGAATGTCATCAAGGAGAAATATGGCAAGGACGCCACTAATGTAGGAGACGAGGGAGGCTTTGCCCCAAACATCCTGGAGAACAAGGAAG ctCTGGAGCTGCTGAAGAATGCCATTGCCAAGGCCGGCTACACCGATAAGATTGTTATTGGCATGGATGTAGCTGCCTCTGAGTTCTACAAGAGTGGCAAGTACGACTTGGACTTCAAGTCTCCTGACGACCCCAGCCGCTACATCTCCCCTGACCAGCTGGCTGACCTCTACAGGGGCTTTGTCAAAGATTACCCCG TGGTGTCCATTGAGGACCCCTTTGACCAGGATGACTGGGAGGCGTGGACCAAATTCACAGCCAGCACCAGCATTCAGGTGGTAGGCGATGACCTCACAGTCACCAACCCCAAACGCATCGCCAAGGGTGTGGCTGAAAAGTCCTGCAACTGTCTGTTGCTTAAAGTCAACCAGATTGGCTCCGTCACAGAGTCCCTGCAGGC CTGCAAGATGGCCCAGAGCAACGGCTGGGGCGTGATGGTCAGCCATCGCTctggagagacagaggacacCTTCATCGCTGATCTGGTGGTCGGTCTCTGCACTGGACAG ATCAAGACAGGTGCACCTTGCCGATCTGAGCGCTTGGCCAAGTACAACCAGCTGCTCAG GATTGAAGAGGAGCTCGGCGACAAGGCCCGTTTTGCCGGCCAGAACTTCAGACACCCCATCTGA